The stretch of DNA TGCCGACAGCAATGCAGGGACAAGGCCCATCATGTTCTCATAAACCATATAGCCTGTATAAGCAAGTGTCGTATTACCAGGGGGAATCGGCAGTGCAATCGCGTCAACAGGCAGCCCGAGAATAAGGAGCAAATAACCATATTCAGCAAACAGCCGTTCCACCAGTTTTATTACGTCCATAGATCTAATCTCCTGCTTCTCTGTTCCATGTAGAACGGCCCAGTATATTCCTTCAAAATTATAATCCTTTCCGCTATAAATTGCATCTTTCCCTAGGATATCCGCTTTTTTGGATGTTTTTTGCATTAGAATTACTTTTAAGTCACAGAAAGAAAAACATCATACGATATGATTTACATGAGCGTGAAGTAATTAAGAGAGGAGCTGATTCTATGGGACAGCGTGCCAACCTGGCCCTTGTTCAAGACAAAAGTTATGAGCTGTACTACACTCACTGGGGAGCGAGTGATCTGCCCAGGAGTATCTTCTGGGGAGCTCGGCTCCCGGCAGCGAGAGCGCAGCTTGGTTCGCGCAGGCAATGAGCGATAAGGGGTACGAGGTAGAGGTTAATCCAAGAGCTGTGGTTAGAGAGCAGGGGGCAGAACGATCTGCGGATTTGAAAATACATAAAATAAGGTCTGCGATCCGGGCGTTAGGCGAGAAATCTCTCTAACAGCCGTGAACGCAGACCCCTATGTCTTAAACCGCTTATCCTTCTGTGCTTACCGTCCGGTCACCGAGCGGCTGAACAGGGCGGTGATTGTCCGGGAAGAGCGCTGCAAATTTGGCGATTTGTTCTTTGGACATCTGAATCGGATGATCCAGCACCGTCCAGCTAACATCCTCGCTGCAAGGCGGGGTGGTTAGAGAGCCGGTGTAGCGGACAGAGTGAAGGTTCGCCGGAAGCAGATCGGTAAGTGCAATTTGCTCCTTCAGCTCGTTAGCGGTCTCCGAGCTTTTTGCCGGCAGATGGCTCCAAACTTGCTTGAAGGCGGCGTTCTCCGTTCCAGATTTGATCAGAACGCCGAGCACAGCACTTCGGCCATCATCGCTTTTATGAACAAAATGCAGCTCAATCTCTGCGTTCTTGCCGTCCAGCTGATGCTCGCTGGGATGGTGGAAATGGAACTGTGCCAGCGTGTATTTGGTACCATCCAGCAGGATATAGTTATCCTTGTCCTGAAGGGCCACCTGGATGGTATGGCCGTTATTCTGGATGGTTGCTTTGGCCTTATGATAATGGATCTCCACAGGTTTCAAGTTCGTTTGCTTCGTGAGTTGACTGTGGTCAATATTGATAGGGGACTGTTTGCTGCCTTTCTTGCAGGTCTCGAAATCTGTCGAGAGCGCCCCCCAATACTCGGGGCCGGTCTCGCCTTCATAGGACCAATGGGGATCATGAGAAGCAGTGTGCGCTGGGGGAGAAGTTGTGCTCGCAGACTGTGTATCCGCAGTCCCGGAGGAAGCTGAGTCTGAGGGTGAGTTCGCATTCGAGCATCCGGCCGCTAGAACTAGAAGTAAAGCTAACAGGCCATTTTTCCATAAGGAAGACATAAGAAGCAACCTTCTTTCGTTAATGATGTGAATATGTTCACATTTTAAAGATACTTCTTGTCCTGCTCAAGTGAATAATGAACCATTTTTTGTAAATTAGTCACAGACTGCTGCTGGACTGGCTTCAGCCTCCGCAGGGGTCACTCCATATCGTCCCAGCGATTTGGTTGCTGCTTCCAGCATCCGTTTCTGCAAATAATCTCCCTGAACAACCTTTACACGCTTCCCGAGAAAACGAAGTTTGGAGAGCAAATACTCCTGTTCATCCGCCATCAGGCACACGGTAACTGTATACATGTCCCGTTCGGCATCGTATTCCACATCCTTCTCAAAGCTGGAGAGGGCATATAGAATCCGGGACAGCTCCCGGTTGTACTCCGGGACGACCTCAATGACAGCTTCACTTTTGCGCGCTTCCAGCGTCTCGCTGATGAGACTAAGGAGGCTCTCTGCCCTGGCTGCACTCATCCCTGCAGGCTCCGCGGCAGTTATCTTCTCCAGTTTGGTCCGCATGAATGCTTGATGGCGGTTATGAGCCCACAGCAGATACCACTCTCTCTTCACCATGGAGTATTCAAGCTTATAAGGCAGGCCGACCTGGTTCTCCTGAACCCGTCCGCCTTTGATCTCGTAGGATAGCATTACGCCCTGCCTATTCATAATCAATCTGCGCAGAGGGCGCAGCAGCGGGTGGTAGACCTGCTTCTCCCGGCTGCGAACCTTCTCAATCAGGTGCTCGGGTGTATCCATGACTGGGTCCTGTTCCAGGATAGACTGAAGCTTAAGCAGCGTCTCGGGCGTGAACGCTTCCGCGGCAGCCGGATGCTGCAGCATGGTCTTCAGCCAGGATCGCTCGTGTGCTGTAACCATAAAGGTTCCGGAGTCTTCGAGACGGGAGAGCAGCTGGTAGTTAAAGATTTTCTCAAACAGGTTCATAGTAAGCCAGAATCTCCTTCCATTCCTCAATCATTTCCCTCCGCAGC from Paenibacillus sp. CAA11 encodes:
- a CDS encoding carbonic anhydrase; this translates as MSSLWKNGLLALLLVLAAGCSNANSPSDSASSGTADTQSASTTSPPAHTASHDPHWSYEGETGPEYWGALSTDFETCKKGSKQSPINIDHSQLTKQTNLKPVEIHYHKAKATIQNNGHTIQVALQDKDNYILLDGTKYTLAQFHFHHPSEHQLDGKNAEIELHFVHKSDDGRSAVLGVLIKSGTENAAFKQVWSHLPAKSSETANELKEQIALTDLLPANLHSVRYTGSLTTPPCSEDVSWTVLDHPIQMSKEQIAKFAALFPDNHRPVQPLGDRTVSTEG
- a CDS encoding WYL domain-containing protein, with amino-acid sequence MNLFEKIFNYQLLSRLEDSGTFMVTAHERSWLKTMLQHPAAAEAFTPETLLKLQSILEQDPVMDTPEHLIEKVRSREKQVYHPLLRPLRRLIMNRQGVMLSYEIKGGRVQENQVGLPYKLEYSMVKREWYLLWAHNRHQAFMRTKLEKITAAEPAGMSAARAESLLSLISETLEARKSEAVIEVVPEYNRELSRILYALSSFEKDVEYDAERDMYTVTVCLMADEQEYLLSKLRFLGKRVKVVQGDYLQKRMLEAATKSLGRYGVTPAEAEASPAAVCD